The Streptomyces aurantiacus genome includes a region encoding these proteins:
- a CDS encoding helix-turn-helix domain-containing protein → MSPVLDTTFIPPQDRKEVVRNAVWESMVAVDIDHRPAAEDIRVRIGLGTVGPIRICSARATSVTIRRTERLARVDEEPAVTLGVQMTGSSLVVQNGRECLLRQGDLAVYESISPYTHLFDEGVDYRFIRFPRAALALPDRLLRDVTAVPLGSDNPVARLAFTYFSQLAVSDALHQGVHANAVVEPSIELLRAVLTSQHGNSSLAKDPLEATLSLRITHYIRKHLADPDLSAARIAAAHDISVRHLYAVLSRSGISLGDWIRTHRLAECKRELAGPNGRLRTIAAIGRRWGFVDATHFSKVFKQAYGLSPRAWRDQHRPRSST, encoded by the coding sequence ATGAGCCCGGTCCTGGACACCACGTTCATACCGCCGCAGGACCGGAAGGAAGTGGTCCGCAACGCGGTGTGGGAATCCATGGTGGCAGTCGATATCGACCACCGTCCTGCAGCTGAGGACATCCGCGTTCGCATAGGCCTCGGCACCGTGGGGCCCATCAGGATCTGTTCGGCGAGGGCGACCTCGGTCACGATCCGTCGGACGGAGCGGCTCGCCCGGGTGGACGAGGAACCGGCCGTCACTCTCGGTGTTCAGATGACGGGCAGCAGCCTGGTGGTGCAGAACGGTCGCGAGTGCCTGCTGAGGCAGGGAGACTTGGCCGTCTACGAATCGATCTCTCCCTACACACACCTTTTCGACGAAGGAGTCGACTACCGCTTCATCCGTTTTCCCCGTGCGGCACTCGCGCTCCCCGACCGGTTGTTACGAGACGTCACCGCGGTCCCGCTGGGATCCGACAACCCCGTTGCACGCCTCGCTTTCACCTACTTCTCCCAACTGGCCGTCAGCGACGCATTGCACCAGGGTGTGCACGCGAACGCCGTCGTGGAACCCAGCATCGAACTCCTCCGTGCCGTCCTCACGTCCCAGCACGGCAACTCCAGCCTGGCCAAAGACCCGTTGGAGGCGACACTCAGCCTGCGGATCACTCACTACATCCGGAAGCACCTGGCGGATCCCGATCTGTCGGCGGCACGGATAGCCGCCGCACACGACATCTCCGTACGTCACCTCTACGCGGTCCTGTCCCGCTCGGGCATCAGCCTCGGAGACTGGATCCGTACACACCGCCTGGCCGAATGCAAGCGAGAGCTGGCCGGCCCGAACGGTCGGCTGCGGACCATCGCAGCGATAGGACGAAGGTGGGGCTTCGTGGACGCGACCCACTTCAGCAAGGTGTTCAAACAGGCATACGGACTCTCGCCTCGGGCCTGGCGCGATCAGCACCGCCCCCGCTCCTCCACGTGA
- a CDS encoding prolyl oligopeptidase family serine peptidase translates to MATPINRRTILAAGTGAAAGLSLPGVAAYADGHAATSVRFTLNAQVLDGGEQVTSITLNTTRLGPIDPASLTTGTFTVHAKATSPIPIAVGDAIFSEYDLDRTVTAVRLDHRGNIVLDLSHAEGQIGGSTLGYIAGRGRNVMLDLAYTITQHAPIALRDHRSITIKNFVQGRRLSDPEVDAFSSHVSGSGMKYRLYSPTGSRSSRRGKHPLIVWLHGGGEGASLPDNYYDNETTLRANRGALGFATPQAQRIFNGAYVLAPQSTSAWMQDGPRFAPRIREIIGDVARRNRIDHDRIYVVGCSNGGYMSMKMTTVYPTLFAASVPICGVVTSFPPGGAPLIPDAELARITTPSWLVASRDDTTVDPQANTAHAHDLIPGSLMTLYDHVTWNGHQFAGHWSWIYVARNDPSTNGTHIWQWMAAQHRH, encoded by the coding sequence ATGGCAACACCGATCAACCGTCGCACCATTCTGGCCGCCGGCACGGGCGCCGCCGCCGGCCTGTCCCTGCCCGGCGTCGCCGCGTATGCCGACGGCCATGCAGCCACCAGCGTGAGATTCACCTTGAACGCCCAGGTGCTCGACGGTGGCGAACAGGTCACCTCGATCACCCTCAACACCACGCGGCTCGGCCCGATCGACCCGGCCAGTCTGACCACCGGCACCTTCACCGTGCACGCCAAGGCCACCAGCCCGATCCCCATCGCCGTCGGCGACGCCATCTTCAGTGAGTACGACCTCGACCGCACGGTGACCGCCGTCCGGCTCGACCACCGCGGCAATATCGTCCTCGACCTGAGCCATGCCGAAGGCCAGATCGGCGGCAGCACTCTCGGCTACATCGCGGGCAGGGGTCGCAACGTCATGCTCGACCTCGCCTACACCATCACCCAGCACGCCCCGATCGCCTTACGCGATCACCGATCGATCACCATCAAGAACTTCGTGCAGGGCCGTCGTCTGTCGGACCCCGAGGTCGACGCGTTCAGCTCCCATGTCTCCGGGTCGGGAATGAAGTACCGGCTGTACTCGCCTACCGGCTCCCGCTCCTCCCGACGAGGCAAGCACCCGCTGATCGTCTGGCTGCACGGCGGAGGTGAGGGCGCCTCACTCCCCGACAACTACTACGACAACGAGACCACGCTACGAGCCAACCGGGGCGCCCTGGGCTTCGCCACCCCCCAGGCGCAACGCATCTTCAACGGCGCCTACGTCCTCGCCCCGCAGAGCACCTCCGCCTGGATGCAGGACGGCCCCCGCTTTGCTCCACGCATTCGCGAGATCATCGGCGATGTCGCGCGCAGGAACCGTATCGACCACGACCGGATCTACGTCGTCGGCTGCAGCAACGGCGGTTACATGAGCATGAAGATGACCACCGTTTATCCCACCCTGTTCGCTGCTTCCGTGCCGATCTGCGGCGTTGTCACGTCGTTCCCGCCCGGCGGTGCACCGCTGATCCCCGACGCCGAGCTGGCGAGGATCACGACCCCAAGTTGGCTCGTCGCCTCCCGCGACGACACAACTGTGGATCCACAGGCCAACACCGCCCACGCGCACGACCTCATCCCAGGCTCACTGATGACGCTCTACGACCACGTCACCTGGAACGGTCACCAGTTCGCCGGCCACTGGTCGTGGATCTACGTCGCCCGCAATGACCCCAGTACCAACGGAACGCACATCTGGCAGTGGATGGCCGCCCAGCACCGGCATTGA